A single Novosphingobium sp. SL115 DNA region contains:
- the otsB gene encoding trehalose-phosphatase, whose product MAKFANISAGAGNPPPVPLLPPASLVANRAGANDDGPNRGSRPCGVDGLSLFLDFDGTLVNLAARPDAVDVAPTLPVLLYRLADRLDGRIALISGRGASHIASFIGHLPITIAGSHGAEIRYADGRTLSPPRPSTLAIVLGAFHDLARTTPGVLVEDKPHGVALHYRGAPDAAALCHAVATGLSARLGLHLQTGKMMVELRGPGADKGMALNHLMQDPAMQGTTPLFMGDDDTDEPAFVAANQLGGAGVLVGPGRHTTAAQYALSGVAAVHAWLESLVEL is encoded by the coding sequence ATGGCCAAATTTGCAAACATTTCCGCAGGCGCGGGTAATCCGCCGCCAGTCCCCTTGCTGCCGCCCGCCAGCCTCGTCGCTAACCGCGCGGGCGCCAATGATGATGGGCCTAACCGGGGTAGTCGGCCTTGCGGGGTCGACGGGCTAAGTCTGTTTCTGGATTTCGATGGCACGCTGGTCAATCTGGCAGCACGGCCCGATGCAGTTGATGTGGCCCCCACGTTGCCAGTGCTGCTTTACCGACTGGCAGACCGGCTGGATGGCCGCATTGCGCTGATTTCCGGGCGCGGCGCCAGCCATATTGCCAGCTTCATCGGACATTTGCCGATCACCATTGCGGGCAGCCACGGTGCCGAAATCCGCTATGCCGACGGTCGCACCCTGTCACCTCCGCGCCCGTCCACGCTGGCCATTGTGCTGGGCGCATTTCACGATCTTGCCCGCACCACCCCCGGTGTGCTGGTGGAAGACAAACCCCACGGCGTCGCCCTGCATTATCGCGGTGCGCCTGATGCAGCGGCCTTGTGCCACGCTGTCGCCACGGGTCTGTCGGCGCGACTGGGGCTGCATTTGCAAACCGGCAAGATGATGGTCGAACTGCGCGGTCCCGGTGCGGACAAAGGCATGGCCCTGAACCATCTGATGCAAGACCCGGCAATGCAGGGCACCACCCCGCTGTTCATGGGCGATGACGATACTGATGAACCTGCCTTTGTCGCGGCCAACCAACTGGGCGGCGCGGGCGTTCTGGTCGGCCCTGGCCGTCACACCACCGCCGCGCAATATGCGCTTTCGGGGGTTGCTGCGGTTCACGCATGGCTGGAAAGTCTGGTGGAGTTATGA
- a CDS encoding glycoside hydrolase family 15 protein gives MSGIEHVGLDLWAIGNCQVSALIDRKGRMVWGCVPRVDGDPLFSALLGGNEPESGFWSIELEDAVEVTQRYRRNTPVLVTIQRDRAGNAIEITDFSPWFRRDGRRYRPVAFARMVRPISGSPRIRVRLRPTRGWGQPATGRVGGTSHVRYPTDAMVMRLTTDAPVGYVTEERFFRIERPLHFFLGPDESFSGEISQTVQSMLDRTLSEWREWVRGLAIPLEWQDAVIRSAITLRLCQHEESGAIVAALTTSIPEHANSGRNWDYRYCWIRDAYYTVQALNRLGALDVLEGYLGYLRNIVDAARGGHIQPLYGVLGEAALPEGEAQHLPGYRGMGPVRVGNLAWEQIQHDAYGQIVLSNVQAFFDERLLRKAGIEDFKALEKVGERAFEHHDKADAGLWELRTRQSVHTYSAAMCWAACDRLANAAQALGLGDRAELWADRADHVRANIETSAWRDDTQRLSATFSGDDLDASVIQLLDLRFLTPDDPRFRSTLTAVEEGLRRGSHMLRYATQDDFGLPQTAFNVCTFWLIEALHYTGRTDEARALFEEMLSRRTAAGLLSEDIDPQTGELWGNYPQTYSLVGIVNCAVLLSKPWSAIR, from the coding sequence ATGAGCGGGATCGAACATGTCGGCCTTGATCTGTGGGCTATCGGCAATTGCCAGGTCAGCGCGCTGATTGATCGCAAGGGTCGCATGGTGTGGGGCTGCGTGCCGCGCGTTGATGGCGATCCGCTGTTTTCGGCTTTGCTGGGCGGGAATGAGCCCGAAAGCGGCTTCTGGTCGATCGAACTGGAAGACGCGGTTGAAGTGACCCAGCGTTACCGCCGCAACACCCCGGTTCTGGTCACCATCCAGCGTGATAGGGCGGGCAATGCCATTGAAATCACCGATTTCAGCCCATGGTTCAGGCGCGACGGCCGGCGCTATCGCCCAGTGGCCTTTGCCCGCATGGTGCGTCCCATTTCAGGCTCGCCGCGCATCCGTGTCCGCCTGCGCCCCACGCGCGGCTGGGGTCAGCCCGCCACGGGCCGTGTCGGCGGCACCAGCCATGTGCGCTATCCGACCGATGCCATGGTCATGCGGCTGACCACCGATGCCCCGGTGGGGTATGTGACCGAAGAACGCTTTTTCCGCATCGAACGCCCGCTGCACTTCTTCCTTGGCCCGGACGAGAGTTTTTCGGGCGAAATCAGCCAGACTGTCCAGTCCATGCTGGACCGCACGCTGAGCGAATGGCGCGAATGGGTGCGCGGCCTTGCCATCCCGCTGGAATGGCAGGACGCGGTGATCCGATCGGCCATCACCCTGCGCCTGTGCCAGCATGAAGAAAGCGGCGCGATTGTTGCCGCGCTTACGACGTCCATCCCCGAACATGCCAATTCAGGCCGAAACTGGGATTATCGCTACTGCTGGATTCGGGACGCCTATTACACGGTGCAGGCACTGAACCGGCTGGGCGCGCTGGACGTGCTGGAAGGCTACCTTGGCTATCTGCGCAACATCGTCGATGCCGCGCGCGGCGGGCATATCCAGCCGCTTTACGGCGTGCTGGGCGAAGCCGCCCTGCCCGAAGGCGAAGCGCAACATCTGCCGGGCTATCGCGGCATGGGTCCGGTCCGCGTCGGCAATCTGGCGTGGGAACAGATTCAGCACGACGCCTATGGCCAGATCGTGTTGTCCAACGTGCAGGCTTTTTTTGACGAACGCCTGCTGCGCAAGGCCGGAATCGAAGATTTCAAGGCGCTGGAAAAGGTGGGCGAGCGCGCGTTCGAACACCATGACAAGGCCGATGCGGGCCTGTGGGAACTGCGCACGCGCCAGTCGGTACACACCTATTCCGCTGCCATGTGCTGGGCCGCGTGCGACCGACTGGCCAATGCCGCGCAGGCGCTGGGCCTGGGTGACCGGGCCGAACTGTGGGCGGACAGGGCAGACCACGTTCGCGCCAATATTGAAACGTCGGCATGGCGCGACGATACACAGCGGCTTTCGGCCACATTCAGTGGCGACGATCTCGACGCCAGCGTGATCCAGCTTCTCGACCTGCGCTTTCTCACGCCCGACGATCCGCGCTTCCGCTCAACCCTTACCGCGGTTGAGGAAGGCTTGCGGCGCGGATCGCACATGCTGCGCTATGCCACGCAAGACGATTTCGGCCTGCCGCAAACCGCGTTCAACGTCTGCACCTTCTGGCTGATCGAAGCGTTGCACTACACCGGCCGCACTGACGAGGCCCGCGCGCTGTTTGAGGAAATGCTGTCGCGCCGCACCGCCGCCGGACTGCTGTCCGAAGACATCGATCCCCAGACCGGGGAATTGTGGGGCAATTACCCCCAGACCTATTCACTGGTCGGCATCGTCAACTGCGCCGTCCTTCTAAGCAAACCGTGGAGCGCCATTCGATGA
- a CDS encoding bifunctional 5,10-methylenetetrahydrofolate dehydrogenase/5,10-methenyltetrahydrofolate cyclohydrolase, whose product MAQIIDGKALAAQVLVQTAQDVAQIVAAGGVAPGLAVILVGSDPASEVYVGRKIAQCRKAGIRSVEHRLPADTPQETVLALIDQLNGDPEIHGILVQLPLPKHIDAALVLDRIDPGKDVDGFHPVNVGRLSTGTGGLVPCTPLGIMLLLDSVIDDYRGLNVVVIGKSNIVGKPVSMLLLEREATVTVTHIETRDLPDVARKADIIVAAAGAPHLVRGYWVKPGAVVIDVGISRVTDHDGTTRIVGDCATHELDHAKAVTPVPGGVGPMTIACLLSNTVLAAQRSVG is encoded by the coding sequence ATGGCCCAGATTATTGATGGCAAGGCATTGGCAGCGCAGGTTCTGGTGCAAACAGCGCAAGATGTGGCGCAGATTGTGGCCGCAGGCGGTGTGGCGCCCGGCCTTGCGGTAATTCTGGTGGGCAGCGATCCTGCCAGCGAAGTTTACGTCGGCCGCAAGATTGCACAGTGCCGCAAAGCGGGCATCCGATCGGTCGAACACCGCCTGCCCGCCGACACGCCGCAGGAAACGGTGCTGGCGCTGATCGACCAGTTGAATGGCGACCCTGAAATTCACGGCATTCTGGTGCAGCTGCCGCTGCCAAAGCATATTGACGCTGCACTGGTGCTGGACCGGATCGATCCGGGCAAAGATGTGGACGGGTTCCACCCGGTCAACGTCGGGCGGCTGTCCACCGGCACGGGCGGGCTGGTGCCTTGCACGCCGCTGGGCATCATGTTGCTGCTGGACAGTGTGATCGACGATTATCGCGGACTGAACGTGGTGGTGATCGGCAAATCGAACATCGTGGGCAAGCCGGTGTCGATGCTGCTGCTGGAACGCGAAGCAACGGTGACTGTCACCCACATCGAAACCCGCGATCTGCCCGATGTGGCGCGCAAGGCCGATATCATCGTCGCAGCAGCGGGTGCGCCGCATCTGGTGCGCGGCTATTGGGTAAAGCCCGGCGCGGTGGTGATCGACGTTGGCATCAGCCGCGTGACCGACCATGATGGCACCACTCGGATCGTGGGCGATTGCGCCACGCACGAACTGGACCATGCCAAGGCGGTGACGCCGGTGCCGGGCGGGGTTGGACCGATGACCATCGCCTGCCTGTTAAGCAACACCGTACTGGCGGCCCAGCGGTCTGTGGGGTGA
- a CDS encoding Rid family hydrolase produces MKKIILPALATVLALSVAAPVMAAPAKAKPAVTRIKSNPNAIIASSATVPAGSTLHFLSGSVASPVDPAKPEILGDTKQQTLSILTKMKAQLEGMGLGMGDVVKMTVFLVGTPENGGRMDAPAMNEVFKTFFGTAEQPNVPTRSTVQVAALGRPYVLVEIEAIVAKAP; encoded by the coding sequence ATGAAAAAGATCATCCTGCCTGCGCTCGCTACCGTTCTTGCCCTGTCCGTCGCCGCTCCTGTCATGGCTGCCCCGGCCAAGGCAAAGCCTGCCGTCACCCGCATCAAAAGCAATCCCAACGCCATCATCGCATCGTCGGCTACAGTGCCTGCGGGTTCCACGCTGCACTTCCTGTCCGGCTCAGTCGCATCCCCGGTTGATCCGGCAAAGCCCGAAATACTGGGCGATACCAAACAGCAAACCCTGTCGATCCTGACCAAGATGAAGGCCCAGTTGGAAGGCATGGGCCTTGGCATGGGCGATGTGGTCAAGATGACCGTGTTCCTTGTCGGCACGCCCGAAAACGGCGGGCGCATGGACGCGCCTGCCATGAACGAAGTGTTCAAGACCTTCTTCGGCACGGCGGAACAGCCCAACGTCCCCACCCGCTCCACCGTGCAGGTTGCCGCCCTTGGCCGCCCTTATGTGCTGGTCGAGATTGAGGCTATCGTCGCAAAGGCACCCTGA
- a CDS encoding phosphomannomutase, with amino-acid sequence MTAVQTATVSELMAKSGVPFGTSGVRGLAVAMTDALCHAYATAFLQYLRDIGEYAPGGAVALAGDLRISTPRILAACATAVADCGGQVVFCGYTPTPALAYYAMGRAIPSIMVTGSHIPADRNGIKFYRPHGEVLKSDEAGIVGQVVQIDPSRFDSDGGLIAPLALPEVFDVTDDYIARYVSHFGADALKGRTIGVYQHSAVGRDVLVRAVEALGGVAVPFARSDLFLPVDTEAIRQEDIELAASWAADNAVDAIISTDGDSDRPLVADATGTWLRGDVVGLLCAKAVSADVVVTPVSSNTVIELSGAAGQVLRTRIGSPYVIAAMMEASAAQPEARVCGYEANGGFLLGSAVGELTALPTRDALLPIVAVVLAGDSLADVVAALPPRYTFSDRVADFPQGDSAALIAFLSAGDEAAQLGRIARVFGDIAGFPTGIDTTDGYRMSFADGAIIHLRPSGNAPELRCYSEAETEGRARDLNARALGHVLRVVVPEALEAAQKAG; translated from the coding sequence ATGACGGCTGTTCAGACCGCAACCGTAAGCGAACTGATGGCGAAAAGCGGCGTGCCGTTCGGCACCAGCGGCGTGCGCGGGCTGGCCGTGGCGATGACCGATGCGCTATGTCATGCCTATGCCACGGCGTTCCTGCAATATCTGCGGGATATTGGCGAATATGCACCGGGCGGCGCGGTGGCGCTGGCGGGCGATCTGCGCATCAGCACGCCGCGCATTCTGGCGGCCTGCGCAACCGCGGTGGCCGATTGCGGGGGGCAGGTGGTGTTTTGTGGTTATACGCCCACGCCTGCGCTGGCCTATTACGCGATGGGCCGGGCCATACCGTCGATCATGGTCACCGGAAGCCACATTCCGGCAGACCGCAACGGCATCAAATTCTACCGCCCGCATGGTGAAGTGCTGAAAAGCGACGAAGCCGGGATCGTGGGGCAGGTGGTGCAGATTGACCCCAGCCGGTTCGATAGCGACGGGGGGCTGATCGCGCCACTGGCGCTGCCTGAAGTGTTTGACGTGACCGACGACTATATTGCCCGCTATGTCAGCCATTTTGGCGCGGACGCGCTGAAGGGCAGAACCATTGGCGTCTATCAGCATTCCGCCGTGGGGCGCGATGTGCTGGTGCGTGCGGTCGAAGCGCTGGGCGGGGTGGCAGTGCCGTTTGCACGGTCGGACCTGTTCCTGCCGGTTGATACCGAAGCGATCCGGCAGGAAGATATCGAACTGGCCGCAAGCTGGGCGGCGGACAACGCGGTCGATGCGATCATCTCTACCGATGGCGATTCCGACCGGCCGCTGGTGGCTGATGCAACCGGCACATGGCTGCGCGGCGATGTGGTGGGCCTGTTGTGCGCAAAGGCCGTGAGCGCGGACGTGGTGGTCACCCCGGTCAGCAGCAATACTGTGATCGAGCTGAGCGGAGCGGCAGGGCAGGTGCTGCGCACGCGCATCGGCTCGCCCTATGTGATTGCCGCCATGATGGAAGCGTCGGCGGCACAGCCTGAGGCGCGGGTTTGCGGGTATGAGGCCAATGGCGGGTTCCTGCTGGGCAGTGCGGTTGGAGAATTGACCGCATTGCCCACGCGCGATGCGCTTCTGCCGATTGTCGCGGTGGTTCTGGCGGGGGATTCGCTGGCCGATGTGGTGGCCGCGCTGCCGCCGCGCTATACCTTCAGCGACCGCGTGGCCGATTTTCCGCAAGGCGACAGTGCTGCGCTGATCGCGTTTCTGTCCGCAGGAGACGAAGCGGCGCAACTGGGGCGGATCGCGCGGGTGTTTGGCGATATCGCGGGCTTTCCCACCGGCATCGACACCACCGATGGCTATCGCATGAGCTTTGCCGACGGGGCAATCATCCACTTGCGCCCGTCGGGCAACGCGCCCGAACTGCGCTGCTATTCCGAAGCGGAAACCGAGGGCAGAGCGCGTGATTTGAACGCGCGGGCGCTGGGCCATGTGTTGCGCGTGGTGGTGCCCGAAGCGCTGGAGGCGGCGCAAAAGGCTGGTTGA
- a CDS encoding acyl-CoA dehydrogenase family protein, with protein sequence MAALDLPLDDTREMLREAVRRLLTDTTEPDWSDLSDKLGLAGLTVPESAGGFGGGVMEVALVMAELGNAPHSGLIAADWLAHTAACHALSAAAPAHPLLDALALGQDRAALVLLPALGPTGSALLVAGAAHADVLVLTDGHDVAVCSPDAPGVERRERALHDGTVAADLHFSGLCAQPVGKLSGTAPADLLRAAACAEAVGLMARMLADTAEWLGDRRQFGAPIGSFQALRHRLADMQMAAMQAQALTERAVVALDNGDDDSAPALAAACVMVRDAARDVGEGAVQLHGAMGLTEELRLGARFKRLLAIAAGFGGEAAVLERFIAVA encoded by the coding sequence ATGGCAGCGCTTGATCTGCCGCTGGACGACACGCGCGAAATGCTGCGCGAAGCGGTCCGGCGCCTGCTGACCGATACCACCGAACCGGACTGGTCGGACCTGTCCGACAAGCTGGGTCTGGCTGGGTTGACCGTACCCGAAAGCGCCGGCGGATTTGGTGGCGGGGTGATGGAGGTGGCGCTGGTCATGGCGGAACTTGGCAATGCCCCCCATTCCGGCCTGATCGCTGCCGACTGGCTGGCCCATACCGCCGCCTGCCACGCATTGTCCGCCGCAGCCCCCGCCCATCCGCTGCTGGATGCGCTGGCGCTGGGACAGGATCGCGCCGCGCTGGTGTTGCTACCCGCGCTTGGCCCCACCGGTTCCGCGCTGCTGGTGGCAGGCGCAGCCCACGCTGATGTGCTGGTGCTGACCGATGGCCATGACGTGGCGGTGTGCAGCCCGGATGCGCCGGGGGTTGAGCGGCGCGAGCGGGCTTTGCATGATGGCACCGTAGCGGCGGACCTGCACTTTTCCGGGCTTTGCGCACAGCCGGTGGGGAAGCTTTCGGGAACAGCGCCTGCCGACTTGCTGCGCGCCGCTGCCTGCGCCGAAGCGGTGGGGCTGATGGCGCGGATGCTGGCCGATACCGCGGAATGGCTGGGCGACCGCCGCCAGTTTGGCGCGCCCATCGGCAGCTTTCAGGCGCTGCGCCACCGGCTGGCCGACATGCAGATGGCAGCGATGCAGGCGCAAGCCTTGACGGAGCGGGCAGTGGTTGCGCTGGACAACGGCGATGACGATTCCGCACCCGCTTTGGCCGCGGCCTGCGTGATGGTGCGCGATGCCGCACGCGACGTGGGCGAAGGCGCCGTGCAATTGCACGGCGCGATGGGCCTGACCGAAGAATTGCGGCTGGGGGCGCGGTTCAAGCGGTTGCTGGCAATTGCAGCCGGGTTTGGTGGTGAAGCGGCGGTGCTGGAGCGGTTTATCGCGGTGGCTTGA
- a CDS encoding flavin monoamine oxidase family protein — MNEVLPQTRRDLLRMIGATGGGMAMYQAMTALGHAAETPFTGPPQLSGARKGASVLVLGAGLAGMLAAYELTKAGYKVQVLEFQDRPGGRNYSIRGGDKVVEADGTTQNCTFAPGNYVNPGPWRIPHHHRTLLHYCKAFGVELEPFIQMNHNTFVHKTKAFGGKPQRYREVAVDFKGHVSELMAKALNAGALDDKLTKEDKEKLLVAMREWGVLDKNMAYTSDLKVSGQRGFNKYPGGGVNGAPVASTVNGLSDVLDSNVWTQMGFYFGNVMQTTMFQPKGGMDMIGKGFFRQISKLVRLNTRVTALAQDEKGVTATWEDAKTGQKGTSTADYCVCTIPATILSQIDLQVGAPMKAALKALPYSNSVKMGLEMKRRFWEEDYSIYGGHSFTDQAIGLISYPNYDFFKDRPAVLLGAFASGAGGYQLAGMTPEKRIEAALAQGSVFHPAEYRKEFTSGVSLAWSRTPWILGCCATWTEESRAAHYQNLCAMDGRIVMAGEHASYYGCWMEGALLSSLDAITRLHQKAMAA; from the coding sequence ATGAACGAAGTGCTTCCGCAAACCCGCCGCGATCTTTTGCGCATGATCGGTGCCACCGGCGGCGGCATGGCCATGTATCAGGCGATGACCGCGCTGGGCCACGCCGCCGAAACGCCGTTCACCGGCCCGCCGCAGCTTTCCGGCGCGCGCAAGGGCGCCAGCGTGCTGGTGCTGGGCGCGGGGCTGGCCGGTATGCTGGCCGCCTATGAACTGACCAAGGCGGGTTACAAGGTGCAGGTGCTGGAATTTCAGGACCGGCCCGGCGGGCGCAACTATTCCATTCGTGGCGGCGACAAGGTTGTGGAAGCCGACGGCACCACCCAGAACTGCACGTTTGCGCCCGGCAACTATGTCAATCCCGGCCCGTGGCGCATTCCGCACCATCACCGCACGCTGCTGCATTACTGCAAGGCGTTCGGGGTGGAACTGGAACCGTTCATCCAGATGAACCACAACACCTTCGTCCACAAAACCAAGGCGTTCGGCGGAAAGCCGCAGCGCTATCGTGAAGTGGCGGTGGATTTCAAAGGCCACGTATCCGAACTGATGGCCAAGGCGCTGAACGCGGGCGCGCTGGACGACAAACTGACCAAGGAAGACAAGGAAAAGCTGCTGGTCGCCATGCGCGAATGGGGCGTGCTGGACAAGAACATGGCCTATACCAGCGACCTGAAAGTGTCCGGCCAGCGCGGGTTCAACAAGTATCCCGGCGGCGGGGTGAACGGTGCGCCGGTGGCCTCAACCGTCAACGGGTTGTCCGATGTGCTGGATTCCAACGTCTGGACGCAGATGGGCTTCTATTTCGGCAATGTCATGCAGACCACCATGTTCCAGCCCAAGGGCGGCATGGACATGATTGGCAAGGGCTTTTTCCGCCAGATCAGCAAGCTGGTTCGGCTCAACACCCGCGTCACCGCGCTGGCGCAGGATGAAAAGGGCGTGACGGCAACGTGGGAAGACGCCAAGACCGGGCAGAAGGGCACCTCAACCGCCGATTATTGCGTCTGCACCATCCCCGCCACCATCCTCAGCCAGATCGATCTTCAGGTTGGCGCGCCGATGAAGGCCGCTTTGAAGGCGCTGCCCTATAGCAATTCGGTCAAGATGGGCCTCGAAATGAAGCGTCGCTTCTGGGAGGAAGACTATTCGATCTACGGCGGGCATTCCTTTACCGATCAGGCCATCGGCCTCATCTCCTACCCCAACTACGATTTCTTCAAGGACCGCCCCGCCGTGCTGCTGGGTGCTTTCGCCAGCGGGGCAGGGGGCTATCAGCTTGCCGGGATGACGCCCGAAAAGCGCATCGAAGCCGCCCTTGCCCAAGGCTCGGTGTTCCACCCGGCAGAATACCGCAAGGAGTTCACGTCCGGCGTGTCGCTGGCGTGGAGCCGCACGCCATGGATTCTGGGTTGCTGCGCGACATGGACCGAAGAAAGCCGCGCCGCTCACTATCAGAACCTGTGCGCCATGGATGGCCGCATCGTCATGGCGGGCGAACACGCCTCCTACTACGGCTGCTGGATGGAAGGCGCGCTGCTGTCCTCGCTCGATGCCATCACCCGCCTGCACCAGAAAGCGATGGCAGCGTAA
- a CDS encoding UrcA family protein — protein sequence MKTFVAAFSAASALLLAVPAMAAPREKVDLAISSEGFDLTDPAQVARLHKQIDLAVIEACNPSDRLSKGPQPDLKCRAELRRDAAVKVAALTSAQRQRMAGL from the coding sequence ATGAAGACTTTTGTCGCGGCCTTTTCGGCTGCATCGGCGCTGTTGCTGGCTGTTCCCGCCATGGCTGCCCCGCGCGAAAAGGTGGACCTTGCCATTTCGAGCGAAGGTTTTGACCTGACCGATCCGGCACAGGTTGCCCGGCTGCACAAGCAGATCGACCTTGCTGTGATCGAGGCGTGCAACCCGTCCGACCGGTTGAGCAAAGGTCCGCAGCCGGACCTTAAGTGCCGCGCCGAATTGCGCCGTGATGCGGCGGTAAAGGTTGCTGCCCTGACCAGCGCGCAGCGTCAGCGCATGGCCGGTCTTTGA
- a CDS encoding c-type cytochrome, with product MRKATRIGALATGALALASTVALRAQDAPGGGPTAVEVADEGRDVYEQICQACHMADAKGGGTPGAMIPALAGNPRLADKDYGTIILLKGRGGMPWFSDMLTNEQMAAALTYVRSHFNDYKDPVTVADFERVKDASPPVPDCNCSQ from the coding sequence ATGCGCAAGGCAACAAGGATCGGCGCGTTGGCCACGGGCGCTCTGGCACTGGCATCGACAGTGGCTTTGCGCGCGCAGGATGCCCCCGGCGGCGGTCCTACGGCGGTCGAAGTGGCTGATGAAGGCCGCGATGTTTACGAACAGATCTGTCAGGCCTGCCACATGGCCGATGCCAAGGGCGGCGGCACGCCGGGCGCGATGATCCCGGCGCTGGCGGGCAATCCCCGGCTGGCCGACAAGGACTATGGCACCATCATCCTGCTCAAAGGGCGGGGCGGGATGCCGTGGTTTTCCGACATGCTGACCAATGAACAGATGGCCGCCGCGCTCACATACGTCCGCAGCCATTTCAACGACTACAAAGACCCCGTGACCGTCGCGGATTTTGAACGGGTGAAGGACGCTTCGCCCCCTGTGCCCGATTGCAATTGCAGCCAGTGA
- a CDS encoding alpha,alpha-trehalose-phosphate synthase (UDP-forming) — protein sequence MSRLIVISNRVSAGGGSAGGLAVALTAALRKNGGIWFGWSGEQTDEFTGHINFQIEDGVRTATIDLEEQDIDEYYNGYANRTLWPLFHYRIDLAEYERSFAGGYARVNERFADTVLPLVEPTDLIWVQDYHMLPLGEKLRARGVRNRIGCFLHIPWPPRRLLMTLPEARELVESLFAYDVLGFHTDEWLESFVSFVRDELGGTVGDDNVAHWNGRALQLVACPVGIDAQEFSMLAASETAQQTYTRVRESAVGRTLMVGVDRLDYSKGLEERFLGYERFLTETPKARKEVVLLQIAPPSRGAVESYQRIRNTLEGLAGRINGEHAWLDWVPIRYVNHGYPRDVLAGVYRASKIGLVTPLRDGMNLVAKEYVAAQDPEDPGVLILSRFAGAAVQLTDAILVNPHSAEEISDAMRQALAMPLDERKRRWQRMMRSVQDEDVMWWLDRFTAALEGRDDAPQPEVPQNLVVLR from the coding sequence ATGAGCAGGCTGATCGTCATTTCCAACCGCGTCAGCGCGGGCGGCGGATCGGCGGGCGGTCTTGCCGTCGCCCTGACCGCTGCCCTGCGCAAGAACGGCGGCATCTGGTTCGGCTGGTCGGGCGAACAGACCGACGAATTTACCGGACATATCAACTTCCAGATCGAAGACGGCGTGCGCACCGCCACCATCGATCTGGAAGAACAGGACATCGACGAATATTATAACGGTTACGCCAACCGCACGCTTTGGCCGCTGTTCCACTATCGCATCGATCTGGCCGAATACGAACGCAGCTTTGCCGGTGGCTATGCCCGCGTAAACGAACGCTTTGCCGATACGGTGCTGCCGCTGGTGGAGCCGACGGACCTGATCTGGGTGCAGGATTATCACATGCTGCCGCTGGGCGAAAAGCTGCGCGCGCGGGGCGTCAGGAACCGCATCGGCTGCTTCCTGCACATTCCCTGGCCGCCGCGCCGTCTGCTGATGACCCTGCCCGAAGCGCGTGAACTGGTGGAATCGCTGTTCGCTTATGATGTGCTGGGTTTCCACACCGACGAATGGCTGGAATCGTTTGTCAGCTTTGTGCGCGATGAGCTGGGCGGCACCGTTGGCGATGATAACGTCGCCCACTGGAATGGCCGCGCGCTGCAACTGGTCGCGTGCCCGGTTGGCATTGATGCGCAAGAGTTTTCCATGCTGGCCGCCAGCGAAACGGCGCAGCAGACCTATACCCGCGTGCGCGAAAGCGCAGTGGGGCGCACCCTGATGGTGGGGGTGGACCGGCTGGACTATTCCAAGGGTCTGGAAGAACGCTTTCTGGGCTACGAACGCTTCCTGACCGAAACGCCCAAGGCGCGCAAGGAAGTGGTTCTGCTGCAAATCGCGCCGCCATCGCGTGGGGCGGTGGAAAGCTATCAGCGCATCCGTAACACATTGGAGGGATTGGCAGGCCGCATCAATGGCGAACATGCCTGGCTGGACTGGGTGCCAATCCGCTACGTTAACCATGGCTATCCGCGCGATGTTCTGGCAGGCGTCTATCGCGCCAGCAAGATCGGGCTGGTCACCCCCTTGCGTGACGGTATGAACCTTGTCGCCAAGGAATATGTGGCGGCGCAGGACCCCGAAGATCCCGGCGTGCTTATCCTGTCGCGCTTTGCCGGCGCAGCGGTGCAATTGACCGACGCTATTCTGGTAAACCCCCACAGCGCCGAGGAAATTTCCGACGCCATGCGGCAGGCGCTGGCGATGCCGCTGGATGAACGCAAACGCCGCTGGCAGCGAATGATGCGCAGCGTGCAGGACGAAGACGTGATGTGGTGGCTGGACCGCTTCACCGCCGCGCTGGAAGGCCGCGATGATGCGCCACAGCCGGAAGTGCCGCAGAACCTGGTGGTGTTGCGCTGA